A DNA window from Sphingomonas profundi contains the following coding sequences:
- a CDS encoding thiamine pyrophosphate-binding protein: protein MARTVADALVATLADLGVRQIFGVVGDALNPLTDAIRRQDAIEWVGVRHEEGAALAAAGQAKLTGKLGVCCGTTGPGGNHLVAGLYEARKDHAPVLAISGGVPAEQRGTDYLQEDTPDLLFRDVAVYTQTVVAAEQAAPVFRQAIAEAYGKRGVAHLNLPPEVLAAKMPEDVASMPTLRPRPPVLPDRADIAAIAQAIDQAGSVAIFAGEGCRHAISEAIALANKIQAPIAHTFRAKDLAAYDHPRWIGGVGLIGGAPGVDALRDADLVLMLGSDYPYAEFLPQDGKVIQIDERAFVLGRRAAAKLGVVGSVGPALEALIPLVQQKTDTAFFDKVTKARHDWDAMLDKRADPARSADLIHPPALGRMLGDMAARDAIFVIDTGEVTLWSANWLRQTGQQRILASFNNAAVGTALGQANGVSALDKRRQVIAACGDGGFTMLLGEFMTAVEHKLPVKVVVYNNSGWGLVHLEMEEAGMPAAAGTKFPNLDFAAFARACGVEGFTARRPDELAGAIAGLLASPGPAILDVFVDPAELPTMPHITPAKAVKFGIGKLKELVLGA from the coding sequence ATGGCCCGCACCGTCGCCGACGCCCTCGTCGCCACCCTCGCCGATCTCGGCGTCCGCCAGATCTTCGGCGTCGTCGGCGATGCGCTGAACCCGCTTACCGACGCGATCCGCCGGCAGGATGCCATCGAGTGGGTCGGCGTGCGGCACGAGGAGGGCGCGGCGCTGGCGGCGGCCGGCCAGGCGAAGCTCACCGGCAAGCTCGGCGTGTGCTGCGGCACCACGGGGCCTGGTGGCAACCACCTCGTCGCCGGGCTGTACGAGGCGCGCAAGGATCATGCGCCCGTGCTCGCGATTTCGGGCGGCGTGCCGGCCGAACAGCGGGGCACCGACTATCTGCAGGAGGATACGCCCGACCTGCTGTTCCGCGACGTCGCCGTCTACACGCAGACGGTGGTGGCGGCGGAGCAGGCCGCGCCGGTGTTCCGCCAGGCGATCGCCGAAGCCTATGGCAAGCGCGGCGTCGCCCACCTGAACCTGCCGCCGGAGGTGCTCGCCGCCAAGATGCCGGAGGATGTGGCGAGCATGCCCACCCTGCGCCCGCGCCCGCCGGTGCTGCCGGACCGCGCCGACATCGCCGCGATCGCCCAGGCGATCGATCAGGCCGGCAGCGTCGCGATCTTCGCCGGCGAGGGATGCCGCCACGCCATCAGCGAGGCGATCGCGCTGGCGAACAAGATCCAGGCGCCGATCGCCCACACCTTCCGCGCCAAGGATCTGGCGGCCTACGATCATCCGCGCTGGATCGGCGGCGTGGGCCTGATCGGCGGCGCGCCGGGCGTGGATGCGCTGCGCGACGCCGATCTCGTGCTGATGCTGGGATCGGACTATCCCTATGCCGAGTTCCTGCCGCAGGACGGCAAGGTGATCCAGATCGACGAGCGCGCCTTCGTGCTCGGCCGGCGGGCGGCGGCGAAGCTGGGCGTGGTCGGCTCGGTCGGCCCGGCGCTGGAGGCGCTGATCCCGCTGGTGCAGCAGAAGACCGACACCGCCTTCTTCGACAAGGTGACGAAGGCGCGGCACGACTGGGATGCCATGCTGGACAAGCGGGCCGATCCCGCGCGCAGCGCCGACCTGATCCACCCGCCGGCGCTCGGCCGGATGCTGGGCGACATGGCCGCGCGCGACGCGATCTTCGTGATCGATACCGGGGAAGTCACCCTGTGGTCGGCCAACTGGCTGCGGCAGACCGGCCAGCAGCGCATCCTCGCCTCGTTCAACAACGCGGCGGTCGGCACCGCGCTGGGCCAGGCGAACGGCGTGTCGGCGCTGGACAAGCGGCGGCAGGTGATCGCGGCCTGCGGCGACGGCGGCTTCACCATGCTGCTCGGCGAGTTCATGACGGCGGTGGAGCACAAGCTGCCGGTGAAGGTGGTCGTCTACAACAACAGCGGCTGGGGGCTGGTGCATCTGGAGATGGAGGAGGCAGGCATGCCGGCCGCCGCCGGCACGAAATTCCCCAACCTCGATTTCGCCGCCTTCGCCCGCGCCTGCGGCGTGGAGGGCTTCACCGCCCGCCGGCCGGACGAGCTTGCCGGCGCCATCGCCGGCCTGCTCGCCAGCCCCGGCCCCGCGATCCTCGATGTGTTCGTCGATCCCGCGGAGCTGCCGACGATGCCGCACATCACACCGGCCAAGGCGGTGAAGTTCGGCATCGGCAAGCTGAAGGAGCTGGTGCTGGGCGCGTGA
- a CDS encoding PaaI family thioesterase, translating to MAADAAEPPSGAEAHFRALESLYRAAPINLFFPSRLEIVEEGVARIRFRVDAAVHHAAGAAHGTTYFKMLDDAAFYAANSLVSDRFLLTTAFNLLLTRPLKSGEVVAEGRWISGRRRVLVADARLLDEAGEEVARGTGTFMRSRIPLATLPGYAAPPGGTA from the coding sequence GTGGCCGCTGACGCCGCCGAGCCGCCGTCCGGCGCGGAGGCGCATTTCCGGGCGCTCGAATCGCTCTATCGCGCGGCTCCGATCAATCTCTTTTTCCCATCCAGGCTGGAGATCGTCGAGGAGGGTGTGGCCCGCATCCGCTTCCGCGTGGACGCCGCGGTGCATCACGCGGCCGGCGCGGCGCACGGCACGACCTACTTCAAGATGCTCGACGATGCCGCCTTCTATGCGGCGAACAGCCTCGTCTCCGATCGCTTCCTGCTCACCACCGCCTTCAACCTGCTGCTCACCCGCCCGCTGAAATCCGGCGAGGTGGTGGCCGAAGGCCGCTGGATCAGCGGCCGCCGCCGCGTGCTGGTGGCGGACGCGCGCCTGCTGGACGAGGCGGGGGAGGAGGTGGCGCGCGGCACCGGCACCTTCATGCGCAGTCGCATCCCGCTCGCCACCCTGCCCGGCTACGCCGCACCGCCCGGCGGCACGGCGTGA
- a CDS encoding SCO family protein, translating into MNKPRLPALLLAALLASCGLAGCQQRAADPPLAGARIGGPFSLIDQDGRAVSDRQFAGRYRLVYFGYTFCPDVCPTDLQTLMKGLTRFEAQDAARAARVQPIFVTVDPERDTPAVLKAWVAAFHPRLIGLTGTPAQIAAVAKEYAVYYKKVETPGTASYLMDHARQAVLFGPQGEPLALIPQDDGPEAAAAELAKWVR; encoded by the coding sequence ATGAACAAGCCCCGCCTGCCCGCCCTCCTCCTCGCCGCCCTCCTCGCATCCTGCGGGCTCGCCGGCTGCCAGCAGCGCGCGGCCGATCCGCCGCTGGCCGGCGCGCGCATCGGCGGGCCGTTCTCGCTGATCGATCAGGACGGCCGGGCCGTATCCGATCGCCAGTTCGCCGGGCGCTACCGGCTCGTCTACTTCGGCTACACCTTCTGTCCGGACGTCTGCCCGACAGACCTGCAGACGCTGATGAAGGGCCTGACCCGGTTCGAGGCGCAGGATGCCGCCCGCGCCGCCAGGGTGCAGCCGATCTTCGTCACCGTCGATCCGGAACGGGATACGCCGGCGGTGCTGAAGGCGTGGGTCGCCGCCTTCCACCCGCGCCTGATCGGCCTCACCGGCACGCCCGCGCAGATCGCCGCGGTGGCGAAGGAATATGCCGTCTACTACAAGAAGGTGGAAACCCCGGGCACCGCTTCCTACCTGATGGATCATGCGCGCCAAGCGGTGCTGTTCGGCCCGCAGGGCGAGCCGCTGGCGCTGATCCCGCAGGATGACGGGCCGGAGGCGGCCGCCGCCGAGCTGGCGAAATGGGTGAGATGA
- a CDS encoding DNA translocase FtsK 4TM domain-containing protein, translating to MAVHDVAMGRPAAREPLTRPRAAAAVRKAAVRSGALAGGAALLALVAALALALASYRTTDPSLNTAAAGPAHNLLGLPGATAADLLLSLLGPPAALLLPLLLLIGLRLWRGAPAGNWRRSLGIAAVAVMLFDVALALLRGGSVAGLPGGWGGGIGLAGAGGLDALIGLAPAAPVQAGLRIAAILLFGLGGLALGAWGLGLDAAERGWLLKRDRFARTPRVTIAPATFPADPATPPVVREKAARPLPRPVVEPEATAAEPPTIREPVARPAQEPRKREAQAKLALDTFALPPIELLAAPPPSNGTAIDRASLERNARLLETVLDDFHVKGRITEIRPGPVVTMYELEPASGIKASRVISLADDIARNMSALSARVATIPGRSVIGIELPNQKRESVLLRELVDSEGFETSTGQLPIILGKNIAGDPVITDLAPMPHLLIAGTTGSGKSVGLNTMIVSLLYRLTPDQCRMIMIDPKMLELSVYDGIPHLLSPVVTEPPKAIRALKWAVEQMEDRYRMMASIGVRGLGGFNDAVRAAKAKGKPITRRVQTGYDGETGQPIYEEETLEFEPLPQIVVIVDELADLMMTAGKEVEFLIQRLAQKARAAGIHLIMATQRPSVDVITGVIKANLPTRISFAVTSKIDSRTILGEQGAEQLLGKGDMLYMPGGKQIARVHGPFVSDDEVRAIADHWRGQGTPDYISAVTEEPLEGGYEIEGAPTGPDDPETQTYRRAVQLVVENRKASTSWLQRQLRVGYNSAARLIERMEKEGIISTPDHVGRREVLFDPADLAGFWS from the coding sequence ATGGCGGTGCATGACGTGGCGATGGGGCGGCCTGCCGCGCGGGAGCCGCTAACGCGGCCGCGCGCCGCTGCCGCAGTGCGCAAGGCGGCCGTGCGCAGCGGCGCGCTGGCTGGCGGCGCGGCGCTGCTGGCGCTGGTCGCCGCACTCGCCCTCGCGCTCGCCAGCTATCGCACCACCGATCCCTCGCTGAACACCGCCGCCGCCGGGCCGGCGCACAACCTGCTCGGCCTGCCGGGCGCCACCGCCGCCGATCTGCTGCTGAGCCTGCTCGGCCCGCCGGCCGCGCTGCTGCTGCCGCTGCTGCTGCTGATCGGCCTGCGGCTGTGGCGCGGCGCGCCGGCCGGCAACTGGCGGCGTTCGCTGGGCATCGCCGCCGTCGCCGTCATGCTGTTCGACGTCGCGCTGGCGCTGCTGCGCGGCGGATCGGTGGCGGGGCTGCCGGGCGGGTGGGGCGGCGGCATCGGCCTGGCCGGCGCCGGCGGGCTGGATGCGCTGATCGGTCTCGCGCCGGCGGCGCCCGTGCAGGCGGGCCTGCGCATCGCCGCGATCCTGCTGTTCGGACTCGGTGGCCTCGCGCTCGGCGCCTGGGGTCTCGGCCTAGATGCGGCGGAGCGCGGCTGGCTGCTCAAGCGCGATCGCTTCGCCCGCACGCCGCGGGTGACGATCGCGCCGGCCACCTTCCCGGCCGATCCCGCCACCCCGCCGGTGGTGCGCGAGAAGGCGGCCAGGCCGCTGCCGCGCCCGGTGGTGGAGCCGGAGGCGACCGCCGCCGAGCCGCCGACCATCCGCGAACCCGTCGCCCGCCCGGCGCAGGAACCGCGCAAGCGCGAGGCGCAGGCCAAGCTGGCGCTCGACACCTTTGCGCTGCCGCCGATCGAACTGCTGGCCGCGCCGCCGCCGAGCAACGGTACGGCGATCGACCGCGCCTCGCTGGAGCGCAACGCCCGCCTGCTGGAGACGGTGCTCGACGACTTCCACGTGAAGGGCCGCATCACCGAGATCCGGCCCGGCCCGGTGGTGACGATGTACGAGCTGGAGCCCGCGTCCGGCATCAAGGCCAGCCGCGTGATCAGCCTGGCGGACGATATCGCCCGCAACATGTCCGCCCTGTCCGCCCGCGTGGCGACGATCCCCGGCCGCAGCGTGATCGGCATCGAGCTGCCTAACCAGAAGCGCGAATCCGTGCTGCTGCGCGAGCTGGTGGACAGCGAGGGGTTCGAGACCTCGACCGGCCAGCTGCCGATCATCCTCGGCAAGAACATCGCCGGCGATCCCGTCATCACCGATCTGGCGCCGATGCCGCACCTGCTGATCGCCGGCACCACCGGATCGGGCAAGTCGGTCGGCCTCAACACCATGATCGTGTCCTTGCTCTACCGGCTGACGCCCGATCAGTGCCGCATGATCATGATCGATCCCAAGATGCTCGAACTCTCCGTCTACGACGGGATCCCGCATCTCCTCTCGCCCGTCGTCACCGAGCCGCCGAAGGCGATCCGCGCGCTGAAATGGGCGGTCGAGCAGATGGAGGACCGCTACCGCATGATGGCCTCGATCGGCGTGCGCGGCCTGGGCGGCTTCAACGATGCGGTGCGCGCCGCCAAGGCCAAGGGCAAGCCGATCACCCGCCGCGTGCAGACCGGCTATGACGGCGAGACCGGCCAGCCGATCTACGAGGAGGAGACGCTGGAGTTCGAGCCGCTGCCGCAGATCGTGGTGATCGTGGACGAGCTGGCCGACCTGATGATGACGGCGGGCAAGGAGGTGGAGTTCCTGATCCAGCGCCTGGCGCAGAAGGCGCGCGCCGCCGGCATCCACCTGATCATGGCGACGCAGCGCCCGTCGGTCGACGTCATCACCGGCGTGATCAAGGCCAACCTGCCGACGCGGATCAGCTTCGCCGTGACCAGCAAGATCGATTCGCGCACCATCCTGGGCGAGCAGGGGGCCGAGCAGCTGCTGGGTAAGGGCGACATGCTCTACATGCCCGGCGGCAAGCAGATCGCCCGCGTCCACGGGCCGTTCGTGTCGGACGACGAGGTGCGCGCCATCGCCGATCACTGGCGCGGGCAGGGCACGCCCGACTATATCTCCGCCGTCACCGAGGAGCCGCTGGAGGGCGGCTACGAGATAGAGGGCGCACCCACCGGCCCGGACGATCCCGAGACGCAGACCTATCGCCGCGCGGTGCAGCTGGTGGTGGAGAACCGCAAGGCATCGACCAGCTGGCTCCAGCGCCAGCTGCGCGTCGGCTACAACAGCGCCGCCCGCCTGATCGAGCGCATGGAGAAGGAGGGCATCATCTCCACCCCCGATCATGTCGGCCGCCGCGAGGTGCTGTTCGATCCGGCCGATCTGGCGGGCTTCTGGAGCTGA
- the hpf gene encoding ribosome hibernation-promoting factor, HPF/YfiA family, protein MEIRVSGHHVDTGDALRQHVDERMQALAEKFFSRSISAHVTFSPGPHASFVCDIVAHVMQGVILKGSGQANEAHPAFDRAADRIETQLRRYMRRLKDRHAGNGVVEIEADAGYTVFDAPPEDEAEDNPVIIAETRVDVPEASVSDAVMMLDLRNTGALLFRNSGTGAYNMVYRRNDGTIGWVEPQRAA, encoded by the coding sequence ATGGAAATCCGTGTCTCTGGTCATCACGTCGATACCGGCGATGCCCTTCGACAGCATGTCGACGAACGGATGCAGGCGCTGGCGGAGAAGTTCTTTTCGCGCAGCATCTCCGCCCACGTCACCTTCAGCCCCGGCCCGCACGCCAGTTTCGTGTGCGATATCGTGGCCCACGTGATGCAGGGCGTGATCCTGAAGGGCAGCGGCCAGGCGAACGAGGCGCACCCCGCCTTCGATCGGGCGGCGGACCGGATCGAGACGCAGCTGCGCCGCTACATGCGCCGCCTAAAGGATCGCCACGCCGGCAACGGCGTCGTCGAGATCGAGGCGGACGCCGGCTACACCGTGTTCGATGCGCCGCCCGAGGACGAGGCGGAGGACAATCCCGTCATCATCGCCGAGACGCGGGTCGACGTGCCGGAGGCCAGCGTGTCCGATGCGGTGATGATGCTCGATCTGCGCAACACCGGAGCGCTGTTGTTCCGCAACAGCGGCACCGGCGCCTATAACATGGTCTACCGCCGCAACGACGGGACGATCGGCTGGGTCGAACCCCAGCGCGCCGCCTGA
- a CDS encoding exodeoxyribonuclease III has translation MKIVSWNINSVRARLDIVERLLREEQPDILCLQETKVVDDIFPAEMFQRLGYLHRLLNGQRMHHGVAILSRLPLIEDLRHDWQDNGEARHIGARLPNGIRLENVYVPAGGDIPDRTLNPKFGQKLDFVERMTRWSEDLREPTLIVGDFNIAPLECDVWSHRQLIDVVSHTPIEVEALGRLQASHDWVDLGRRFIPAPQRNFTWWSYRSKDWTANDRGRRLDHMWATADVAATATAHRVLEPCRSWLKPSDHVPLITEFAL, from the coding sequence ATGAAGATCGTCTCCTGGAACATCAACTCGGTACGCGCCCGCCTCGACATCGTCGAGCGGCTGCTGCGCGAGGAGCAGCCGGACATCCTGTGCCTGCAGGAAACCAAGGTGGTGGACGATATCTTCCCGGCCGAGATGTTTCAGCGGCTGGGCTACCTGCATCGCCTGCTGAACGGGCAGCGGATGCACCACGGCGTGGCCATCCTCAGCCGGCTGCCGCTGATCGAGGACCTGCGGCACGACTGGCAGGACAATGGCGAGGCGCGCCACATCGGCGCCCGCCTGCCGAACGGCATCCGGCTGGAGAATGTCTACGTGCCCGCCGGCGGCGACATACCGGATCGCACGCTGAACCCGAAGTTCGGCCAGAAGCTGGATTTCGTCGAGCGGATGACGCGCTGGTCGGAGGATCTGCGCGAGCCGACCCTGATCGTCGGCGACTTCAACATCGCGCCGCTGGAGTGCGACGTGTGGAGCCACCGCCAGCTGATCGACGTCGTCAGCCACACGCCGATCGAGGTGGAGGCGCTGGGCCGCCTGCAGGCGAGCCACGACTGGGTCGATCTCGGCCGCCGCTTCATCCCGGCGCCGCAGCGGAACTTCACGTGGTGGAGCTACCGATCGAAGGACTGGACGGCCAATGATCGCGGCCGTCGGCTCGATCACATGTGGGCCACCGCCGACGTCGCCGCCACGGCGACCGCGCACCGCGTGCTGGAGCCGTGCCGCAGCTGGCTGAAGCCGTCCGACCACGTGCCGCTGATCACCGAGTTCGCGCTGTGA
- a CDS encoding M48 family metallopeptidase, which produces MSIGSSEPRTPAFSGGGLTRALTVVRRPQARRMRLSVDPRDGTVRLTLPQRAALKPALAWVEGKRGWIEATLATLPAPHAIVPGGTIPFEGGLLRILWREGGSRIVRREAEALVLGGPAESLAPRVLRWLRREALARLEAETRAFGLRAGVSIGRVAVGDPRARWGSCSSAGDIRYSWRLILAPVAVREATVAHEVAHRLHMDHSPAFHAAVAALLGRDPAAERVWLRRHGAALYWIGRQEA; this is translated from the coding sequence TTGTCGATAGGATCCTCTGAGCCGCGCACGCCGGCCTTCTCCGGCGGCGGCCTTACGCGCGCGCTCACCGTGGTGCGGCGGCCGCAGGCGCGGCGGATGCGCCTCTCGGTCGATCCGCGCGACGGCACGGTGCGGCTCACCTTGCCGCAGCGCGCGGCGCTGAAGCCGGCGCTGGCTTGGGTGGAGGGCAAGCGCGGCTGGATCGAGGCGACGCTCGCCACCCTGCCCGCGCCGCACGCGATCGTGCCCGGCGGCACCATCCCGTTCGAGGGCGGCCTGCTGCGCATCCTGTGGCGCGAGGGCGGTTCGCGGATCGTGCGGCGGGAGGCCGAGGCGCTGGTGCTCGGCGGCCCGGCCGAGTCGCTGGCGCCGCGCGTGCTGCGCTGGCTGAGGCGGGAGGCGCTGGCGCGGCTGGAGGCGGAAACCCGCGCCTTCGGCCTGCGCGCCGGCGTGTCCATCGGCCGCGTCGCGGTCGGCGATCCGCGTGCGCGCTGGGGCAGCTGCTCGTCCGCCGGCGACATCCGCTACAGCTGGCGCCTGATCCTCGCGCCGGTCGCGGTGCGCGAGGCGACCGTGGCGCATGAGGTGGCGCATCGCCTGCACATGGACCACAGCCCGGCCTTCCACGCGGCGGTGGCGGCGCTGCTCGGCCGCGATCCGGCGGCGGAGCGCGTGTGGCTGCGCCGCCATGGCGCCGCGCTCTACTGGATCGGGCGCCAGGAGGCCTAA
- a CDS encoding ankyrin repeat domain-containing protein — MMLAIGLAAGPATAQFSDSYKFLKAVRDRDGAKVTEVIDQPGSTLVNVRGDDGDAALHIVTKRRDATWLAFLLAKGAKPDVRDTQGNTPLGLAAQIGFSEGAALLIDRGAGVNATNNQGETPLILSVQARDLATVRLLLASGANPALTDRVAGLSARDYAARDRRSAAILKLIDDTKPAKPKGPVAGPRL; from the coding sequence ATGATGCTGGCGATCGGATTGGCCGCCGGCCCGGCGACGGCGCAGTTTTCCGACAGCTACAAGTTCCTCAAGGCGGTGCGCGATCGCGACGGCGCGAAGGTGACGGAGGTAATCGACCAGCCGGGCTCCACCCTGGTCAACGTGCGCGGCGACGATGGCGACGCGGCGCTGCACATCGTGACGAAGCGGCGCGACGCGACGTGGCTCGCTTTCCTGCTCGCCAAGGGGGCCAAGCCCGACGTGCGCGACACGCAGGGCAACACGCCGCTGGGCCTCGCCGCGCAGATCGGCTTCAGCGAGGGCGCCGCGCTGCTGATCGATCGCGGCGCCGGCGTGAACGCGACGAACAACCAGGGCGAGACGCCGCTGATCCTGTCGGTGCAGGCGCGCGACCTGGCGACGGTGCGGTTGCTGCTCGCCTCCGGCGCGAACCCGGCGCTCACCGATCGGGTCGCCGGCCTCAGCGCGCGCGACTATGCCGCGCGCGATCGCCGCTCCGCCGCCATCCTGAAGCTGATCGACGACACGAAGCCGGCCAAGCCGAAGGGCCCGGTGGCCGGGCCGAGGCTGTAG
- a CDS encoding MmcB family DNA repair protein, with amino-acid sequence MATAPESPCFDDAPMVARDVARGVCRLFFRQDLFALCEVPLPNGRRADLMAIDAKGCLTIVEIKVSRADLRGDAKWPDYLDYCDRFFWAVPAGFDLSPFAEEAFRPEIAGLLVADRYDAATLREAAHRPLAGARRKAETLRFARRAARRLLGDLDPGLAGMD; translated from the coding sequence ATGGCCACCGCCCCCGAATCGCCCTGCTTCGACGATGCGCCGATGGTCGCGCGCGATGTGGCGCGCGGCGTCTGCCGGCTGTTCTTCCGCCAGGATCTGTTCGCCCTGTGCGAGGTGCCGCTGCCCAACGGCCGCCGCGCCGACCTGATGGCGATCGACGCGAAGGGCTGCCTGACGATCGTCGAGATCAAGGTCTCGCGCGCCGATCTGCGCGGCGATGCCAAGTGGCCCGACTATCTCGATTATTGCGATCGCTTCTTCTGGGCCGTGCCCGCCGGCTTCGATCTGTCGCCCTTTGCGGAGGAGGCGTTCCGGCCGGAGATCGCCGGCCTGCTGGTGGCCGACCGCTACGACGCCGCGACTCTGCGCGAGGCCGCCCACCGTCCGCTCGCCGGCGCCCGCCGCAAGGCGGAGACCTTGCGCTTCGCCCGCCGCGCCGCCCGCCGCCTGCTCGGCGACCTCGACCCCGGCCTGGCGGGGATGGACTGA
- a CDS encoding YcgN family cysteine cluster protein, translating to MTETPQSRFWETTPLHRMTRAEWESLCDGCGKCCIHKLEDDETGELYPTNIACKLLDRRTGQCSDYRRRHAFVPECVRLTPAKLRQLEWLPTTCAYRLIDEGRPLPDWHHLVSGDREAVHRAGESVRGWTVSEEDVGDFENHIVDRIL from the coding sequence ATGACCGAAACGCCGCAGAGCCGCTTCTGGGAGACGACACCGCTCCACCGGATGACCCGTGCCGAGTGGGAGTCGCTGTGCGACGGCTGCGGCAAATGCTGCATCCACAAGCTGGAAGACGACGAGACCGGCGAGCTCTACCCCACCAACATCGCCTGCAAGCTGCTCGATCGCCGCACCGGCCAGTGCAGCGACTATCGCCGGCGCCACGCCTTCGTGCCCGAGTGCGTGCGGCTGACGCCGGCCAAGCTGCGCCAGCTGGAATGGCTGCCCACCACCTGCGCCTACCGCCTGATCGACGAGGGCCGGCCCCTGCCCGATTGGCACCATCTGGTGAGCGGCGATCGTGAGGCGGTGCACCGTGCCGGTGAGTCGGTGCGCGGCTGGACGGTGTCCGAGGAGGATGTCGGCGACTTCGAGAACCATATTGTCGATAGGATCCTCTGA
- a CDS encoding PTS sugar transporter subunit IIA — protein MEDDAAQAEPVSRSLDDLSDLLAPAAIVSALAVPNKKALFQQLAAIAAKAVPLDPKLVVERLADRERLGSTGFGGGVAIPHGKIDGLERVIGVFARLATPIDFNAIDDMPVDLVFLLLSPPDAGVEHLKALARVSRRMRDRAFVAKLRGAGTEDALYALFASGESRNAA, from the coding sequence GTGGAAGACGACGCCGCCCAAGCCGAGCCGGTCAGCCGCTCGCTCGACGATCTGAGCGACCTGCTGGCGCCGGCGGCGATCGTCTCCGCGCTGGCGGTGCCGAACAAGAAGGCGCTGTTCCAGCAGCTCGCCGCCATCGCCGCCAAGGCTGTGCCGCTGGATCCGAAGCTGGTGGTGGAGCGGCTCGCCGATCGCGAGCGGCTGGGCTCGACCGGCTTCGGCGGCGGCGTCGCCATTCCGCACGGCAAGATCGACGGGCTGGAGCGGGTGATCGGCGTGTTCGCCCGGCTGGCCACGCCGATCGACTTCAACGCCATCGACGACATGCCGGTCGATCTCGTCTTCCTCCTGCTATCGCCGCCCGATGCCGGCGTGGAGCATCTGAAGGCGCTGGCGCGCGTCAGCCGGCGGATGCGCGATCGGGCGTTCGTCGCCAAGCTGCGCGGCGCGGGCACCGAGGATGCGCTCTACGCCCTGTTCGCCAGCGGCGAATCGCGCAATGCCGCCTGA
- a CDS encoding LolA family protein, with the protein MLLVAALAIPAVVSAQPAPSPLADVSAHLRAVDTMTAAFTQTDRNGKSLTGTLTLKRPGRIRFQYQAGVPLLVVGDGKALWMIDYSVKQVSRWPIGNSPLGILLDPSRDLTRFARALPTTDPRVVLVEARDPKHPEYGTITIAFARVAGAPAGLMLRGWSVLDAQGNRSTIQLSGQRFNVPVEDRAFRWTDPRQQGPRR; encoded by the coding sequence ATGCTGCTTGTCGCGGCACTCGCCATTCCTGCCGTCGTTTCCGCCCAGCCCGCACCTTCGCCGCTGGCGGACGTCTCGGCCCATCTGCGCGCCGTCGATACGATGACGGCGGCCTTCACCCAGACGGATCGTAACGGCAAGTCGCTCACCGGCACGCTCACGCTGAAGCGGCCGGGCCGTATCCGCTTCCAGTATCAGGCGGGGGTGCCCCTGCTGGTGGTGGGGGACGGCAAGGCGCTGTGGATGATCGATTATTCGGTGAAGCAGGTCTCGCGCTGGCCGATCGGCAATTCGCCGCTGGGCATCCTGCTCGATCCCTCGCGCGATCTCACCCGCTTCGCCCGCGCGCTGCCGACCACCGATCCGCGCGTGGTGCTGGTGGAGGCCAGGGATCCCAAACATCCGGAATATGGCACGATCACGATCGCCTTCGCCCGCGTGGCCGGCGCACCGGCGGGGCTGATGCTGCGCGGGTGGAGTGTGCTCGACGCGCAGGGCAACCGCTCGACGATCCAGCTCTCGGGCCAGCGCTTCAACGTGCCGGTGGAGGACCGCGCCTTCCGCTGGACCGATCCGCGCCAGCAGGGGCCGCGGAGATAA
- a CDS encoding DUF1491 family protein codes for MTPRPASGLLVSALVRAIEAAGGGAMVLAKGDATSGGILLALADRGRATALVERTLGMDDIYRWSAAGPADLADPLAFSDYLARRRQSDPDLWAVELDHPQARDIADRLIGA; via the coding sequence GTGACGCCGCGGCCCGCGTCGGGCCTGCTCGTCTCCGCGCTGGTGCGGGCGATCGAGGCGGCCGGCGGCGGCGCAATGGTGCTGGCGAAGGGCGATGCGACCTCGGGCGGCATCCTGCTCGCGCTCGCCGATCGCGGCCGAGCGACGGCGCTGGTCGAGCGCACGCTCGGCATGGACGACATCTACCGCTGGAGCGCGGCCGGCCCCGCCGACCTCGCCGATCCGCTCGCTTTCTCCGACTATCTGGCGCGGCGCCGGCAATCGGACCCGGATCTCTGGGCGGTCGAGCTCGATCATCCGCAGGCGCGCGACATCGCCGATCGGCTGATCGGCGCCTGA